A stretch of Roseofilum reptotaenium CS-1145 DNA encodes these proteins:
- a CDS encoding GNAT family N-acetyltransferase, whose protein sequence is MDKKVILEPKSPNKIFLQPMESGHVSHLIKLARNPELSLLLGWNPYFELDQTEEFIQAISLFAFPYSRSGDPLAFGIYYVTEILPIGYAVLKGINWEIGTAEIGIAILDEMYRNRGYGTLAIGQLIDYTFEELNFELIGAAVLVSNRASVNLFQKLGFVVKTILYSSWTMPDSSVEDMLRMELTAQIWREKHDR, encoded by the coding sequence ATGGATAAGAAAGTAATTTTAGAACCCAAGAGTCCAAACAAAATCTTTCTTCAGCCTATGGAAAGTGGGCATGTGAGTCACTTAATAAAGCTGGCTCGCAATCCAGAGTTAAGTCTTTTGTTAGGCTGGAATCCATATTTTGAACTCGATCAAACCGAAGAATTCATACAAGCCATCTCATTGTTTGCTTTCCCCTATTCTCGATCGGGTGACCCCCTAGCCTTTGGGATTTATTATGTTACCGAAATCCTGCCGATTGGATATGCTGTTCTTAAGGGAATTAATTGGGAAATAGGAACCGCAGAAATTGGTATCGCAATCTTGGATGAAATGTACAGAAATAGAGGATATGGGACATTAGCGATCGGGCAATTAATTGATTACACATTTGAGGAATTGAACTTTGAACTTATTGGAGCAGCCGTTTTAGTATCTAATAGGGCTTCAGTAAACCTTTTCCAGAAATTAGGATTTGTTGTGAAAACAATCCTCTATAGTTCATGGACTATGCCTGATAGTAGTGTAGAGGATATGTTAAGGATGGAGTTAACAGCTCAAATATGGCGAGAAAAACACGATCGATAA
- a CDS encoding DICT sensory domain-containing protein — protein MSNYPSVLADLLQRLPQLRSQIYFKPSLTALSHAMEDQVLAGAGADQPLVIANFQRERFYRQESHRYRRIAQKTDQVYVLAAPETEFKNASQEYETIAFSSQDELKHEWHLVIIGQQYATCLICRERDPSGMGLPEIPLMTMDQARRFEGIWTFDRQICEQAAQALLSRILEYRPELAAKVEQAQTRITQAPACQISHLDPAPFAERLVTYLQAGQYKLVKAYTAIANQEKKERLVNSITDAIRRSLNPEEIFQIAAKELGQAMESCRCLIYPCKASQKQVIIEYEYMNSGKLSSLKGKTWPLTDHPLFSHVIKQNHRAYLSNLNPDALNHPTLTDQVTPAKIHSWLMVPVLYKEELLGMIEIHHCGESSYTWASSQLEMVQAIASQIGVALIQAQAYANLEDLNQQLEALDRTTRNLIAITGHELRTPLSTIQVCLESLASEPDMPQDLRQVMLNTALDDAERLRELIQDFLTLSRLESGSVDWNPEPLPLEECIDLAISSIRSHQPNQDLPQIITHLPRTLPLVHVDGEWLVEVLSKLLDNACKFTPSPGQVTIQAICSTQTKPFQERVPPQKRPQNNQPMILVTVEDSGRGIEPNRLETVFDRFYQEEGALRRSTGGTGLGLAICRQIVTNWGGQIWAESGGKNQGSQFRFTLPIVDKGSSKGPSRGSSRGDRPSRSRRQSPTIGRHK, from the coding sequence ATGAGTAATTATCCTTCCGTGTTGGCAGACCTTTTACAAAGGTTACCCCAACTGCGATCGCAAATCTATTTTAAGCCGTCTTTGACCGCCCTTTCCCATGCTATGGAAGACCAGGTCTTGGCTGGGGCTGGGGCCGATCAGCCCTTAGTCATTGCTAATTTCCAGCGAGAACGGTTTTATCGCCAAGAGTCTCATCGCTATCGCCGCATTGCTCAAAAAACTGACCAGGTTTATGTTCTGGCTGCTCCAGAAACGGAATTTAAGAATGCTTCCCAAGAGTATGAAACGATTGCCTTTAGTTCCCAGGACGAACTCAAGCATGAATGGCATTTGGTGATTATTGGTCAGCAGTATGCTACGTGTTTAATTTGTCGCGAACGCGATCCATCAGGGATGGGATTGCCCGAAATTCCCTTGATGACGATGGATCAAGCACGACGCTTTGAGGGCATTTGGACATTTGATCGCCAAATTTGCGAACAGGCAGCCCAGGCCTTACTGTCTCGAATTTTAGAGTATCGTCCGGAATTAGCGGCTAAAGTGGAACAAGCCCAAACTCGGATCACACAAGCGCCTGCCTGTCAGATCTCTCATCTCGATCCGGCTCCCTTCGCCGAGCGTCTAGTAACCTATTTACAAGCCGGTCAATATAAACTGGTGAAGGCCTATACCGCGATCGCCAACCAAGAGAAAAAAGAACGCTTAGTCAACTCCATTACTGATGCCATTCGTCGCTCCCTCAATCCAGAAGAAATTTTTCAGATTGCTGCCAAAGAACTCGGTCAAGCAATGGAGAGCTGTCGTTGTCTGATATATCCCTGTAAAGCGTCTCAAAAACAGGTGATCATCGAATATGAATACATGAACTCCGGTAAGCTCTCTTCCTTGAAAGGAAAAACTTGGCCCCTAACCGATCATCCCCTATTTTCCCATGTCATTAAGCAAAATCACCGCGCTTATCTGAGTAACTTAAACCCAGATGCCCTCAATCACCCGACCCTAACCGATCAAGTCACCCCCGCCAAAATCCATTCCTGGTTAATGGTTCCTGTACTCTACAAAGAGGAACTTCTCGGAATGATTGAAATTCACCACTGTGGCGAGAGTTCTTATACTTGGGCATCGAGTCAATTGGAAATGGTTCAGGCGATCGCTTCCCAAATTGGGGTCGCCCTCATCCAAGCCCAGGCCTATGCTAACCTCGAAGACCTCAACCAACAACTCGAAGCCCTCGATCGCACCACCCGTAACTTGATCGCTATCACGGGTCACGAACTGCGCACCCCACTTTCGACCATCCAAGTTTGTCTAGAAAGTTTGGCCAGTGAACCAGATATGCCCCAGGACTTGCGCCAGGTGATGCTCAATACCGCCCTAGATGATGCTGAACGCCTACGAGAGCTGATCCAAGACTTCCTGACCCTTTCTCGCCTTGAAAGTGGCTCAGTAGACTGGAATCCCGAACCCCTACCTTTGGAAGAATGTATTGACCTGGCCATCAGCAGTATTCGCTCTCATCAACCCAATCAGGACTTACCCCAGATTATTACCCATCTGCCCAGGACTCTACCCCTGGTTCACGTCGATGGAGAATGGTTAGTTGAAGTCTTATCGAAACTGCTCGATAACGCCTGTAAATTTACTCCATCTCCGGGACAGGTCACCATCCAAGCCATCTGTAGTACCCAGACCAAGCCGTTTCAAGAGCGAGTTCCTCCCCAAAAACGACCGCAGAATAACCAACCGATGATTTTAGTCACCGTTGAAGACAGTGGGCGCGGGATTGAACCCAATCGCCTAGAAACGGTCTTCGATCGGTTTTATCAAGAAGAAGGGGCCCTACGTCGCAGTACCGGTGGTACAGGTCTCGGTTTAGCCATTTGCCGTCAAATCGTCACCAACTGGGGAGGACAGATTTGGGCTGAATCTGGAGGGAAAAACCAAGGCTCTCAATTCCGATTTACCCTGCCTATCGTAGATAAAGGCTCATCGAAAGGCCCATCAAGAGGCTCATCAAGAGGCGATCGCCCCTCCCGTTCCCGTCGTCAGTCACCCACTATTGGACGACACAAATAG
- a CDS encoding CRTAC1 family protein has translation MNQQGEDFKDGITELGLPQNYEATYSPVPDPLLNKTEPGLYIYWHNYELIVASQGLTNLENMRGLIIVPLLATSTESGEISTKIDKKPALSAGIDKVQVAKFKVKGDGRLSIKFPAFYPFFQPLFKLNTGADITHVYIGSRFESPTSVDFALPPIYALPYMDRHGMAWNDYNNDGNMDVAIARAGMQGKISEFDPDAKDELMLQTSSGFEDIGGNVDLDKEGCASRQVAWVDFDRDNLLDLYIMCGRHLPPNSIYPNQLYRQTAEGRFVNVSAEKNVNIPEMGWFAWLDIDNDMDMDLFWADEISFWLYRNESGTFIAEKLGENKRKSLVNQLTIADYDGDGDLDLFSASRKQSILFTNVQGKLERVDPELIGLPDRAFAANWVDYDNDGLIDLHTLRYGMYRQLSNHTFEKINLLEVSAPNTFGGYAYCTWFDADNDGDRDLLMGKSEEMSWWEKRQRKAQDIAELTKYSKSKVLLYRNLGNNNHWLQIELKGSPGNSVAIGAKVKVTTANGTQLQQVGQSEGAWRSQGHYRLYFGLGKQEAIHSIQVTWPDGKVQEILNPDLDRLLIIEQA, from the coding sequence ATGAATCAACAAGGAGAAGATTTCAAAGATGGGATTACAGAGTTGGGTTTACCCCAAAACTATGAAGCGACATACTCACCCGTGCCCGATCCTCTGTTAAATAAGACAGAACCCGGATTATATATCTATTGGCATAATTATGAATTAATAGTTGCCTCCCAAGGTCTAACTAATTTAGAAAATATGAGAGGTCTGATTATTGTTCCTCTCTTAGCAACCTCTACAGAATCCGGTGAAATATCAACAAAAATAGACAAGAAACCTGCCCTATCAGCAGGAATTGATAAGGTACAAGTGGCAAAATTTAAGGTGAAAGGAGATGGGCGATTATCTATTAAGTTTCCAGCATTTTATCCGTTTTTTCAACCGCTATTTAAGTTGAACACTGGAGCTGATATAACTCATGTTTACATCGGTTCTCGTTTTGAATCTCCGACTTCCGTTGATTTTGCTCTACCTCCTATTTATGCTTTACCTTATATGGATCGACACGGTATGGCTTGGAATGATTATAACAATGACGGGAATATGGATGTAGCGATTGCCAGAGCAGGAATGCAAGGTAAGATATCAGAATTTGATCCGGATGCTAAAGATGAATTAATGCTGCAAACCAGTTCCGGTTTTGAAGATATTGGAGGGAATGTAGACCTGGATAAAGAGGGTTGTGCTTCACGACAAGTGGCTTGGGTTGATTTTGATCGAGATAATCTTTTAGACCTTTACATTATGTGTGGACGGCATTTGCCACCTAATTCTATATATCCGAATCAACTGTATCGCCAAACTGCTGAAGGTCGTTTTGTCAATGTTTCTGCTGAAAAAAATGTAAATATACCCGAAATGGGGTGGTTTGCTTGGTTAGATATAGATAACGATATGGACATGGATTTATTTTGGGCTGATGAAATAAGTTTTTGGCTCTACAGAAATGAATCAGGAACGTTTATTGCTGAAAAGTTAGGGGAAAATAAGCGTAAGAGCTTAGTGAATCAATTGACGATCGCTGATTATGATGGAGATGGAGACCTAGATTTATTCTCCGCTTCCAGAAAACAGAGTATATTATTTACCAATGTGCAGGGTAAATTGGAAAGGGTCGATCCAGAATTAATTGGACTACCCGATCGAGCATTTGCAGCGAACTGGGTTGATTACGATAATGATGGGTTGATAGACTTACATACTTTACGGTATGGAATGTACCGCCAACTGTCAAATCACACATTTGAAAAAATAAATTTATTAGAAGTTAGTGCACCAAACACATTCGGGGGGTATGCTTACTGTACTTGGTTCGATGCAGATAATGATGGCGATCGCGACTTACTCATGGGAAAATCTGAAGAAATGTCCTGGTGGGAAAAGCGGCAAAGAAAAGCACAAGATATTGCGGAGTTAACTAAATACAGTAAATCCAAAGTGTTACTGTATCGAAATCTGGGAAATAACAATCATTGGTTACAAATTGAATTGAAAGGTTCCCCCGGAAACTCGGTCGCGATCGGTGCTAAGGTCAAAGTCACTACGGCTAATGGTACACAATTGCAACAAGTCGGACAGTCGGAAGGAGC
- a CDS encoding cysteine synthase A: MDIKAGFIATVGNTPLIRLNSFCEETGCEILGKAEFLNPGGSVKDRAALYIIEDAEKQGLLKPGGTVVEGTAGNTGIGLAHICNAKGYRCKIIIPETQSQEKIEALRTLGAEVQTVPAVPYRDPNNYVKLSGRVAAELDNAIWANQFENLANRQAHYETTGPEIWQQTDGKIDGWVTATGTGGTYAGVALYLKEKNPNIQVVVADPMGSGLYSYVKTGEIKPEGSSVTEGIGNSRITKNMEEVPIDDAIQIDDTECIRVLYQLLRRDGLFMGGSVGINVGAAVALAKQMGPGHTIVTVLCDGGARYQSKLYNREWLASKNLLPD; encoded by the coding sequence ATGGATATCAAAGCAGGATTTATAGCCACAGTGGGCAATACGCCCCTCATTCGATTAAACAGCTTTTGCGAAGAGACCGGGTGTGAAATTCTCGGTAAAGCAGAATTCCTCAATCCAGGGGGTTCAGTAAAAGACCGAGCCGCCCTGTATATCATTGAAGATGCTGAAAAACAAGGACTCCTCAAACCTGGCGGCACAGTCGTTGAGGGAACTGCTGGCAACACAGGAATTGGTTTAGCCCATATTTGTAATGCTAAAGGATATCGCTGTAAAATTATCATCCCTGAAACCCAATCCCAGGAAAAAATAGAGGCCCTGCGAACCCTCGGTGCAGAGGTTCAAACTGTCCCTGCTGTACCCTATCGAGACCCAAATAACTATGTGAAATTATCGGGGAGAGTAGCGGCTGAACTCGATAATGCGATTTGGGCGAATCAATTTGAAAATTTAGCCAATCGTCAGGCCCATTATGAAACTACAGGGCCAGAAATTTGGCAACAGACTGACGGTAAAATTGATGGTTGGGTTACGGCTACGGGAACCGGGGGAACTTATGCAGGAGTGGCCCTATACCTAAAGGAGAAAAACCCCAATATTCAGGTGGTGGTTGCTGACCCCATGGGGAGTGGTTTGTATTCCTATGTGAAGACGGGAGAAATTAAGCCAGAAGGAAGTTCGGTAACGGAAGGAATTGGGAATTCTCGGATTACAAAAAACATGGAAGAAGTTCCGATTGATGATGCCATTCAAATTGACGATACTGAATGTATTCGCGTTCTCTATCAGCTATTACGCCGGGATGGTTTATTTATGGGTGGTTCTGTCGGTATTAATGTGGGAGCTGCGGTAGCTTTAGCGAAACAAATGGGACCCGGACATACGATTGTGACGGTCTTATGTGATGGGGGCGCTCGCTATCAGTCCAAGCTTTATAATCGAGAGTGGTTAGCCTCGAAGAATTTGCTACCGGATTAA
- the psaD gene encoding photosystem I reaction center subunit II PsaD, whose product MSETLTGQAPLFGGSTGGLLTKASVEEKYAITWTSPKAQVFEMPTGGAATMQQGENLLYLARKEQCLALAYRQLRPKFKINDYKIYRVYPNGEIQYLHPADGVFPEKVNEGRQFNGKVDRNIGSNPEPATLKFSGKQPYEV is encoded by the coding sequence ATGAGTGAGACACTGACCGGACAAGCTCCCCTATTTGGGGGAAGTACTGGTGGACTACTCACCAAAGCATCAGTAGAAGAAAAATACGCCATCACTTGGACATCGCCCAAAGCCCAAGTCTTTGAGATGCCCACCGGTGGTGCAGCCACTATGCAACAAGGTGAAAACCTTCTGTATCTGGCTCGCAAAGAACAATGCTTGGCCCTCGCCTATCGCCAACTGCGGCCCAAATTTAAGATCAACGATTATAAAATTTACCGGGTTTATCCCAATGGTGAAATTCAGTATCTTCATCCCGCAGATGGTGTGTTCCCTGAAAAAGTGAACGAAGGTCGGCAATTTAACGGTAAAGTTGACCGCAATATCGGCAGCAATCCTGAGCCAGCCACCCTTAAATTTAGTGGTAAACAACCCTACGAGGTTTAA
- a CDS encoding class I SAM-dependent methyltransferase: MDYWQLARQFDWSGTFFKQHQQKLNSPTQPSPLRLLDVACGTGRWLQAFDRYVQLDEAIESIIYDALDPSESAITQVQQKMYHPFRQEKQYNSTIQEAELDPNAYDLLWSMHGFYMVPRQDLESVLQKCAGSLNETGVGFIALATQRSFYVNFYEQYRHIFAEGRGDRFTSAEDIVAALSSCRIEHQVYRIVYEEQIQADDLAAIEHYIKHEATINSFNKDKEHTQLDTSRNIFLEMLLARPRMAKYLKSLYRDSSYYFPQEVWLIAFKPLREKRESHG, translated from the coding sequence GTGGATTATTGGCAACTGGCTCGACAATTTGATTGGTCGGGAACTTTCTTCAAACAACATCAGCAAAAATTAAACAGCCCAACTCAACCATCCCCCCTTCGGTTACTCGATGTTGCCTGTGGTACGGGAAGATGGTTGCAGGCGTTCGATCGCTATGTTCAACTCGACGAAGCAATTGAATCAATTATCTATGACGCATTAGATCCCTCTGAAAGTGCTATTACTCAAGTTCAACAGAAGATGTATCATCCTTTCCGCCAGGAGAAGCAATACAATAGCACAATTCAGGAGGCTGAACTCGATCCCAATGCCTACGATCTGCTGTGGTCAATGCATGGTTTCTACATGGTTCCCCGTCAAGATTTAGAATCGGTCTTACAAAAATGTGCGGGTTCGCTCAATGAGACTGGAGTTGGATTTATTGCGCTGGCGACTCAGAGGTCTTTCTATGTTAATTTCTACGAGCAATATCGGCATATCTTTGCAGAAGGGAGAGGCGATCGCTTTACCTCAGCAGAAGATATTGTCGCAGCCCTCTCATCCTGTAGAATCGAGCATCAGGTCTACCGTATTGTCTATGAAGAGCAAATCCAAGCTGACGATCTCGCAGCCATAGAACATTATATTAAACACGAAGCGACCATTAACAGTTTCAATAAAGATAAGGAACATACTCAATTAGATACCTCTAGAAATATTTTCCTAGAGATGTTGCTTGCTCGCCCTAGAATGGCAAAATATCTTAAATCCCTGTATCGGGATTCTTCGTACTATTTTCCACAAGAAGTTTGGTTGATTGCCTTTAAACCTTTACGTGAGAAAAGAGAAAGTCATGGATAA
- a CDS encoding serine/threonine-protein kinase, translating into MSYCVNPVCPNPENSPNAQVCAACGSKLLLRERYHISKLLGQGGFGATFLAQNLSLPGNPYCVIKQLRPASTSPQTLQMARELFRREAKTLGKIGNHPQLPGLLDYFETEQEFYLVQEYISGATLSREVKRGGPFTEAGIKQFLSELLPVIEYIHSNQVIHRDIKPANLIRRNQDKKLVLIDFGAVKDQVNPTAVDNSSEQTALTAFAIGTPGYAPPEQMALRPVYASDIYAVGVTCIYLLTAKSPKDLGYDPATGEILWERQVQISDHLTRVLKKMLDGSVKHRYQCAQDILKALELEPYLDSLAQGMLTGPVKPTTETSSRGTGGRNTGNSGPSSHLSRFGVSIRSRQSRLRGGNTGLSNTSISTQANSGPTSGGSSGANKPKIPTRLKEQELLTYYAKGRRDFVDHDLSALNLQEMVFPEANFRECKFVKTNFTRANLFRSDFTKARLKQTILRDANLSRAYFNYANLEGADLRGADLSYAYLSSANLNGANLCGANLTGAKVTDQQLKRARTNWRTVLPKGRGK; encoded by the coding sequence ATGAGCTACTGCGTTAACCCGGTTTGTCCAAATCCAGAAAATTCTCCCAATGCTCAAGTTTGTGCTGCTTGTGGCTCCAAACTGCTGCTTCGAGAACGTTATCATATCTCTAAACTCTTGGGACAAGGTGGATTTGGGGCAACTTTTCTGGCTCAAAATTTATCCCTTCCAGGGAATCCCTATTGTGTGATTAAGCAATTGCGCCCGGCTTCTACCTCTCCTCAAACCCTGCAAATGGCTAGAGAGCTGTTTCGACGAGAAGCAAAGACCCTGGGTAAAATTGGCAATCATCCACAGTTACCTGGTTTGCTCGATTATTTTGAAACTGAACAGGAATTTTATTTGGTTCAGGAATACATTAGCGGAGCAACCTTAAGCCGAGAGGTAAAACGGGGAGGGCCATTTACGGAAGCCGGAATTAAGCAGTTTTTAAGCGAGCTGTTGCCAGTCATTGAGTATATTCACTCCAATCAGGTTATTCATCGAGATATTAAACCCGCTAATTTGATTCGCCGCAATCAGGATAAGAAGTTAGTGTTGATTGATTTTGGGGCAGTTAAGGATCAGGTAAATCCGACAGCAGTAGATAATAGTTCAGAACAAACTGCTCTAACGGCTTTTGCGATTGGCACTCCAGGATATGCCCCCCCAGAACAAATGGCTCTGAGACCCGTTTATGCCAGCGATATTTATGCAGTGGGTGTAACTTGTATTTATTTGTTAACCGCTAAATCTCCAAAGGATTTGGGTTACGATCCGGCGACCGGCGAAATTCTTTGGGAACGACAGGTACAAATTAGCGATCATTTAACTCGCGTGTTGAAGAAAATGCTCGATGGGTCAGTTAAACATCGCTATCAGTGTGCCCAAGATATTTTGAAGGCTTTAGAGTTAGAGCCTTATTTGGATAGTTTAGCCCAAGGGATGTTAACGGGGCCAGTGAAACCGACAACGGAGACCTCTTCTAGGGGGACAGGAGGGCGCAATACTGGGAATTCTGGCCCAAGTAGCCATCTCTCTCGTTTCGGGGTGTCGATTCGTTCGCGCCAATCTAGATTGCGAGGCGGTAATACAGGACTTTCTAATACCTCAATTTCAACTCAAGCCAATTCTGGCCCAACTTCGGGAGGAAGTTCGGGGGCAAACAAGCCAAAGATTCCCACTCGTTTGAAGGAGCAAGAGCTGCTCACCTATTATGCCAAGGGTCGTAGGGATTTTGTCGATCATGACTTGAGTGCCCTTAATCTTCAGGAAATGGTGTTTCCAGAGGCAAATTTCCGAGAATGTAAGTTTGTGAAGACAAATTTCACTCGTGCCAATTTATTTCGCTCGGATTTTACAAAGGCGCGTTTAAAACAGACAATTTTGCGGGATGCGAATTTGAGTCGCGCTTATTTTAATTATGCGAATTTAGAGGGGGCGGATCTGCGGGGCGCTGATTTGAGTTATGCCTATTTGAGTAGTGCCAATTTGAATGGGGCAAATTTATGTGGGGCGAATTTAACGGGGGCTAAGGTGACCGATCAGCAGCTAAAGCGGGCGCGAACGAATTGGAGGACGGTGTTACCCAAAGGGCGCGGAAAGTAG
- a CDS encoding peroxiredoxin — MSLRLGDTVPNFTQASSEGDIDFYSWAGDSWVVLFSHPADYTPVCTTELGMVAKLKPEFDQRNVKVIALSVDGVESHNGWIGDINETQKTTVNYPILADEDKKVSDLYDMIHPESLNNLTVRTVFIIDPQKKLRLNITYPASTGRNFDEILRVIDSLQLTDNYQVATPVNWQDGGDCVIVPSLKDPEVLKAKFPKGYEEVKPYLRMTPQPNK; from the coding sequence ATGAGTCTCCGACTAGGTGATACAGTTCCTAATTTTACTCAAGCCTCTTCCGAAGGTGATATTGACTTCTATAGCTGGGCAGGAGATAGCTGGGTTGTACTCTTTTCCCATCCCGCAGACTATACTCCCGTTTGCACCACAGAACTGGGTATGGTTGCCAAACTCAAACCCGAGTTTGATCAACGCAATGTTAAAGTCATTGCTCTGAGTGTCGATGGTGTAGAATCCCATAACGGATGGATTGGGGACATTAACGAGACCCAGAAAACAACCGTCAATTATCCCATTTTGGCTGATGAAGACAAGAAAGTCTCCGATCTCTATGACATGATTCATCCAGAATCCTTGAATAACTTAACTGTTCGTACCGTTTTTATCATCGATCCCCAGAAGAAACTGCGCCTGAATATAACCTATCCAGCGAGTACCGGACGTAACTTTGATGAAATTCTACGGGTGATTGACTCCTTACAATTAACAGATAATTATCAAGTGGCTACCCCCGTCAATTGGCAAGATGGAGGCGATTGCGTGATTGTACCTTCTCTCAAAGATCCAGAAGTCTTGAAAGCAAAATTCCCTAAAGGATATGAAGAAGTTAAACCCTATTTACGCATGACTCCCCAGCCCAACAAATAG
- a CDS encoding class I SAM-dependent methyltransferase produces MHNDDTLSVLSIGSGEGDIDLEIIKSLAPQADRPWQQLHYVALEPNPIHRDRFLDRLHHASLAHTINVSVREDSFDPHQPLSQEPYDLVLLTHVLYYFDDPPQAIEHALAHTKPNGRVIIVHQAATGIPQIQREYMLDIKGNEDELLTADDIQNLLDRQSWPYQFYPVDAQLDVTSCLVRSDTGIKIRSFCMECDLRQLHEAKFAKVL; encoded by the coding sequence CTGCACAATGATGATACATTATCGGTACTCAGCATCGGTAGCGGAGAAGGGGATATCGATCTGGAAATCATTAAGAGTCTCGCTCCTCAAGCCGATCGCCCGTGGCAACAGTTGCACTATGTTGCTCTTGAACCGAATCCGATTCATCGCGATCGCTTCCTCGATCGCCTTCACCACGCCTCTTTAGCACATACCATAAACGTATCGGTACGTGAAGATTCCTTCGATCCACATCAACCCCTTTCTCAAGAACCGTATGACCTGGTGTTGTTAACCCATGTTTTATACTACTTTGACGATCCACCTCAAGCCATTGAACATGCCCTAGCTCATACCAAACCGAATGGGAGAGTCATTATCGTTCACCAAGCGGCTACCGGTATTCCTCAAATCCAGCGCGAGTATATGCTCGATATTAAGGGCAATGAGGATGAACTGTTGACCGCAGATGATATTCAAAATTTACTCGATCGCCAATCTTGGCCATACCAGTTTTATCCTGTTGATGCTCAATTAGATGTCACGTCATGCTTAGTGCGATCGGATACAGGCATCAAAATTAGGTCCTTTTGCATGGAATGCGATCTACGCCAACTGCACGAGGCAAAATTTGCGAAGGTTCTCTAG